A region of Deltaproteobacteria bacterium DNA encodes the following proteins:
- the ftsA gene encoding cell division protein FtsA — MAKEDNIIVGLDIGTTKISTVVAEITDDGVDIIGLGSSLSKGLRKGVVINIESTVDSIRKSVEEAEGMSRRKISSVFTGIAGGHIRGINSHGIVALKEGEVRSSDLDRVFDAAQAVAIPLDREVIHVIPQEFVVDEQDGIRDPVGMAGVRLEAKVHIVTAAVTSAQNIVKCCNRAGLNVQDIILEQLASAEATLTPEEKELGVVLLDIGGGTTDLAVFSGGSLVHTTVLSIGGNHVTNDIAVGLRTPFLEAEKIKLRYGCALTSLVQKDETIEVPSIGGGADRILSRQILSEIVEPRIEELLTLIRQEIVKSGYEDLVPSGVVLTGGSTLLPGMIEIAEQVFNLPVRIGVPHGIGGLVEVVKSPLYATGVGLVRFGSQNQGSKLFCSREGNVYSRVKERMREWLEEIF, encoded by the coding sequence ATGGCAAAAGAAGACAACATCATTGTCGGTCTCGATATCGGGACCACAAAGATCTCGACGGTCGTTGCGGAGATTACCGATGACGGGGTGGATATTATCGGACTCGGATCCTCCCTTTCCAAGGGGCTTCGAAAGGGGGTTGTGATCAACATAGAAAGCACTGTTGATTCGATCCGAAAATCGGTTGAAGAGGCCGAGGGGATGAGCCGAAGGAAGATCTCATCGGTCTTCACAGGGATCGCCGGTGGTCATATTCGGGGGATCAACAGCCACGGAATTGTTGCCCTCAAAGAGGGGGAGGTTCGCTCCTCCGATCTGGATCGTGTCTTTGATGCTGCCCAGGCGGTCGCGATCCCGCTGGACCGGGAGGTGATTCATGTCATTCCGCAGGAGTTTGTTGTCGATGAGCAGGACGGTATCCGGGATCCGGTCGGAATGGCCGGTGTTCGGCTGGAGGCCAAGGTTCATATCGTGACGGCGGCGGTGACCTCGGCCCAGAACATCGTCAAATGCTGTAACCGGGCGGGCTTGAATGTACAGGATATCATTCTGGAACAACTGGCCTCCGCCGAAGCAACGCTTACACCCGAGGAGAAGGAGTTGGGCGTTGTTTTGCTCGATATTGGCGGTGGGACAACCGATCTGGCAGTCTTCTCCGGAGGAAGCCTTGTTCATACGACGGTTCTTTCCATCGGGGGTAATCATGTCACGAACGATATTGCTGTCGGATTGAGGACTCCTTTTCTCGAGGCGGAGAAGATCAAGCTGCGTTACGGTTGTGCGCTGACCTCGCTTGTTCAGAAAGATGAGACGATTGAAGTCCCTTCCATCGGTGGAGGGGCGGACCGGATTCTCTCTCGACAGATCCTTTCAGAAATTGTCGAGCCCAGGATCGAAGAACTTCTGACACTTATTCGGCAGGAGATTGTCAAATCGGGCTACGAGGATCTTGTTCCGTCGGGGGTTGTGCTGACCGGTGGGAGTACGCTTTTGCCTGGAATGATCGAGATTGCCGAACAGGTGTTTAATCTTCCGGTTCGGATCGGTGTCCCTCATGGGATTGGCGGATTGGTGGAGGTCGTCAAGAGTCCTTTGTATGCAACCGGTGTCGGTCTTGTACGTTTTGGTAGCCAAAATCAGGGATCTAAGCTATTCTGCTCGCGCGAAGGGAACGTCTATTCACGAGTGAAGGAACGGATGCGCGAGTGGTTGGAAGAGATTTTTTGA
- a CDS encoding FtsQ-type POTRA domain-containing protein — protein MKSFLFKFWWLILLLVALPLPWLLPPLRPFRLSDIVLLTPPRHLTEKSVIALSGLHRGDNLLRLSLKKVHDRLLSSPWIEGVALAKAFPGRLVISLEEQEPVALIQWNGLHLVNREGKIFKKLEGRDPKNLPIITGLKKGKEQEVAGLVGIIRSFYEQELLRTVGLSEIHWDESKGVVLFTLRPVVKAILGKEEWDKRIDRLSGILPEVLNAKTKNLSIDLTYNKRVFLKGG, from the coding sequence ATGAAGAGCTTTCTATTCAAATTCTGGTGGCTGATTCTTCTCCTCGTGGCCCTTCCGCTCCCTTGGCTCTTGCCACCGCTGCGTCCTTTTCGTCTGTCCGATATTGTTCTTTTAACACCCCCGCGGCATCTTACGGAGAAAAGTGTGATTGCGCTCTCGGGCTTGCATCGGGGAGACAATCTTCTGCGTCTCTCCTTAAAGAAGGTTCATGACCGCCTCCTCTCCTCTCCGTGGATTGAGGGTGTTGCCCTTGCCAAGGCTTTCCCAGGTCGCCTGGTGATTTCTCTGGAGGAACAGGAGCCGGTTGCTCTCATTCAATGGAATGGTCTTCATCTTGTGAACCGAGAGGGAAAGATCTTCAAGAAGCTGGAGGGGAGGGATCCCAAAAATCTGCCGATTATTACCGGTCTCAAAAAGGGGAAGGAGCAGGAGGTTGCGGGACTCGTTGGCATTATCCGTTCTTTTTATGAGCAGGAGTTGTTAAGAACGGTTGGTCTGTCAGAAATCCACTGGGATGAATCCAAAGGGGTCGTTCTTTTCACCCTTCGTCCCGTGGTGAAGGCGATTTTGGGGAAGGAAGAATGGGACAAGAGGATTGATCGTCTCTCTGGCATTTTGCCAGAAGTGCTCAATGCAAAGACAAAGAATCTCTCGATCGATTTAACCTACAACAAAAGAGTTTTTCTAAAGGGGGGGTGA
- a CDS encoding D-alanine--D-alanine ligase, producing the protein MQDLKKKKVGVLMGGLSGEREISLRSGHGVASALRSRGYSVVEIDADRRVAEKIFQGKIEVAVLMLHGRFGEDGTIQGMLEVMGVPYTGSGPLASAIAMDKDLTKRLVRGDRFSTADWRMIHGAEFPQESPLPLPVVVKPNNEGSTLGVSIVREPSSFRPALEKAFSLDAWVMVEKFVTGRELTVGLLNGEPLPIIEVVPRGGFYDYEAKYTKGMTEYIVPARVSEGIQKKTQAVSREIYCSLRLAGVARLDFILEGETPQFLEANTIPGMTETSLVPKAAASIGISYEDLCERILQGATLKL; encoded by the coding sequence ATGCAGGATCTCAAAAAGAAAAAAGTAGGTGTGCTGATGGGGGGGCTCTCCGGTGAGAGGGAGATTTCCCTCCGGAGCGGACATGGGGTTGCCTCTGCTTTGAGGAGCCGGGGTTATTCCGTTGTGGAAATTGATGCCGACCGACGGGTCGCAGAAAAAATTTTTCAGGGAAAGATTGAGGTGGCCGTTCTCATGCTCCATGGGCGTTTTGGCGAGGATGGGACGATTCAGGGGATGCTGGAGGTGATGGGGGTTCCCTATACCGGCTCCGGACCACTCGCCTCAGCGATCGCCATGGACAAGGACCTGACCAAACGGCTTGTCCGCGGGGACCGGTTTTCGACAGCCGACTGGCGGATGATTCACGGGGCCGAGTTTCCTCAGGAATCGCCCCTTCCGCTTCCGGTGGTTGTCAAACCGAACAATGAGGGCTCTACGCTGGGCGTTTCGATTGTCAGGGAGCCGTCATCCTTCCGACCGGCACTTGAGAAGGCATTTTCTCTGGACGCCTGGGTCATGGTCGAAAAATTTGTTACCGGACGTGAATTGACGGTGGGGCTTCTTAACGGGGAACCGTTACCGATCATTGAAGTGGTGCCACGCGGTGGCTTCTACGATTACGAGGCAAAATACACCAAGGGGATGACGGAATACATTGTCCCGGCCCGGGTTTCAGAAGGGATCCAAAAGAAGACACAGGCGGTCAGCCGGGAGATTTATTGCTCCCTCCGTCTGGCCGGAGTGGCCCGACTCGACTTTATCCTGGAGGGAGAGACTCCGCAGTTTCTCGAAGCGAACACGATTCCCGGCATGACGGAGACGAGTCTTGTTCCCAAGGCGGCTGCCTCGATCGGTATCTCCTATGAGGACCTTTGTGAACGCATTCTTCAGGGGGCGACACTCAAATTATGA
- the murB gene encoding UDP-N-acetylmuramate dehydrogenase: MKDEIKKLCGETLFDEPMSRYTTLRVGGAADALVYPRQVEELSKLLLWTKSRKIPHFVLGAGSNLLVRDKGIRGIVVSLSRGFSAIRKEDEKTVYVETGVGLPRLVDWTAQEGLSGIEALAGIPGNVGGALFMNAGTRKGEIGTVVQEVTFVEKDGKLVTWPKEKIRFEYRKSHFPQGAVLLSARLSLNPASPESIREKIQADREKRIETQPLNVPNIGSVFKNPSKGHAGFYIEESGLKNVRVGGARVSPKHANFIVNEGQASARDVLALVGLIRDKVKERHGVLLEPEIRIVGEE, from the coding sequence ATGAAGGACGAGATAAAAAAACTTTGTGGAGAGACACTTTTTGATGAGCCGATGTCGCGCTACACCACCCTGCGCGTTGGGGGGGCGGCGGATGCACTCGTTTATCCCCGACAGGTGGAGGAATTATCGAAACTCCTGCTTTGGACCAAGAGCCGGAAGATCCCTCATTTTGTCTTGGGGGCCGGTAGCAATCTGTTGGTGAGGGATAAAGGGATCCGGGGGATCGTCGTTTCACTGTCACGCGGTTTCTCGGCAATCCGCAAGGAAGACGAGAAGACGGTTTATGTGGAGACCGGTGTCGGTCTCCCCCGGTTGGTCGATTGGACCGCTCAGGAGGGGTTGTCCGGTATCGAGGCACTGGCCGGTATTCCGGGAAACGTTGGAGGAGCCCTCTTTATGAACGCCGGGACTCGTAAGGGAGAGATTGGAACCGTTGTGCAGGAAGTTACTTTTGTGGAGAAGGACGGCAAACTCGTGACTTGGCCTAAGGAGAAGATCCGGTTTGAATACCGCAAGAGTCACTTTCCTCAGGGGGCCGTTCTCCTTTCTGCGCGTCTCTCATTAAATCCGGCCTCTCCCGAATCGATCCGTGAGAAGATTCAGGCGGATCGGGAAAAACGAATCGAGACCCAGCCGCTTAATGTCCCGAACATCGGTTCTGTTTTTAAAAACCCGTCCAAGGGACATGCCGGATTTTATATTGAGGAATCGGGTCTTAAGAACGTGCGTGTGGGAGGGGCCCGTGTCTCCCCCAAGCATGCCAACTTTATTGTGAACGAGGGGCAGGCGTCTGCGCGGGATGTACTCGCTTTGGTCGGGTTGATTCGGGACAAGGTGAAGGAGAGGCATGGGGTTCTTTTGGAACCTGAGATCAGGATTGTGGGGGAGGAATGA
- a CDS encoding UDP-N-acetylmuramate--L-alanine ligase produces MYEHIRRIHFVGIGGIGMSGIAEVLLNLGYQVSGSDLARSSMTDRLKRRGARISIGHSASHVDSTQVVVTSSAVSRKNPEVDEALRRGLPVIARAEMLAELMRMKYGIAIAGSHGKTSTTSLIASVLAEGGLDPTMVIGGRLKSLRSNARLGKGKFLVAEADESDGSFLHLAPTIAVITNIDPEHMDHYRDFSSLKKTFQEFAGKVPFYGLAVLCLDHPVVADIAKKFVKRFVTYGLESRYGEPHLTAKGIRTVGLGSTFKVYRAGKLLGKVRLASLPGRHNVLNSLAAIAVAQELGIRFSAVQRALSRFRGISRRFEVHLEKPVMVVDDYGHHPEEIRATLRTAASLKKGRLWVLFQPHRYSRTKLLMKEFTEAFGDADHLLITEIYAAGERPIQGITGRALTGKIAKAVYCDDFEEMLKGVEAGMKKGDMIVTLGAGDIWKVGRELVRRVQER; encoded by the coding sequence ATGTATGAACATATTCGCCGGATACATTTCGTCGGAATTGGAGGAATCGGCATGAGCGGCATTGCAGAGGTTTTGCTCAATCTTGGCTACCAGGTTTCAGGTTCTGATCTTGCCAGGTCGTCGATGACCGATCGGCTTAAGAGACGGGGGGCGAGAATTTCGATTGGACACTCTGCCTCCCACGTCGATTCAACCCAGGTGGTCGTGACCTCCTCGGCTGTCTCCCGAAAAAATCCCGAGGTTGATGAGGCACTGCGGCGTGGATTACCGGTCATCGCCCGCGCCGAGATGCTTGCGGAGCTCATGAGGATGAAATACGGCATCGCAATCGCCGGGAGCCATGGCAAGACCTCAACGACCTCGCTCATCGCGAGTGTTCTTGCGGAGGGGGGGCTGGATCCGACCATGGTGATTGGTGGGCGTCTCAAATCTCTCCGCTCCAATGCCCGTTTGGGGAAGGGGAAGTTTCTCGTGGCGGAGGCGGATGAATCGGACGGGAGCTTTCTTCATCTCGCCCCTACCATTGCTGTGATTACGAACATCGATCCCGAACATATGGATCATTATCGGGACTTTTCCTCTTTGAAGAAGACCTTTCAGGAATTTGCCGGGAAGGTCCCGTTCTACGGCCTGGCGGTCCTCTGCCTGGATCATCCCGTTGTGGCAGATATCGCCAAAAAGTTTGTTAAACGTTTTGTCACTTATGGACTGGAAAGCCGTTATGGAGAGCCTCATCTGACGGCCAAGGGGATACGGACAGTCGGTCTTGGGAGTACCTTCAAGGTGTATCGTGCGGGAAAACTTCTGGGAAAGGTTCGTCTGGCTTCCCTCCCGGGCCGACATAACGTCTTGAACAGTCTCGCGGCGATCGCGGTGGCTCAGGAGCTAGGGATCCGGTTCAGTGCAGTTCAAAGGGCACTTTCCCGGTTTCGAGGGATTTCCAGGCGGTTTGAGGTTCATCTGGAAAAACCGGTGATGGTGGTTGATGATTATGGTCATCATCCTGAAGAGATTCGTGCGACGCTTCGAACGGCCGCCTCCCTGAAAAAGGGAAGGCTCTGGGTCCTGTTTCAACCCCATCGTTACAGTCGTACCAAGCTTCTCATGAAGGAGTTCACCGAGGCGTTTGGTGATGCCGATCATCTTTTGATCACCGAAATTTATGCGGCGGGTGAACGACCGATTCAGGGGATCACCGGCAGGGCATTGACCGGAAAGATCGCCAAGGCGGTTTACTGTGATGATTTTGAGGAGATGTTGAAGGGGGTGGAGGCCGGCATGAAAAAGGGAGACATGATTGTAACATTAGGAGCCGGTGACATCTGGAAGGTGGGGCGGGAGTTGGTGAGACGGGTACAAGAAAGGTGA
- the murG gene encoding undecaprenyldiphospho-muramoylpentapeptide beta-N-acetylglucosaminyltransferase: MNTVIATTGTGGDLFPGIAVAESLRHQGHKKILFVISGLGPEEEVLRQHQFSYERIRVGRLRGRPVLEKMNTLFRIPLVLFWAVSLLKKFEADLVLGSGGYSSGPVVLAAWFLRIPRAVIEPNSIPGLTNRLLTRFANLVFTSFPGMEKYFPARKVEWLGTPTRSELKITSQKQTGPFTLLVLGGSQGASSVNEAILKILPGLRESGRQVRLIHQTGRSDFDRVRQAYSKMGVGEEKVEVSPFIQDMKRAYSEADLVISRAGGSTIAELVVTGRPALFIPYPHSVNQHQRWNAMKLVERGAAEMIPDQEIMSDAGRQKLLHRILHYEADREDLRRHAEAMRSLPGRDAAERMALRLVSLVRHV; encoded by the coding sequence ATGAATACGGTGATTGCGACAACAGGAACAGGAGGGGATCTCTTTCCGGGGATTGCAGTGGCGGAGTCACTTCGCCATCAAGGGCATAAGAAGATCCTGTTTGTTATTTCCGGATTGGGCCCGGAAGAAGAGGTCCTCCGGCAGCACCAGTTTTCGTACGAAAGAATTCGTGTCGGCCGGCTTCGGGGGAGACCGGTTCTTGAAAAAATGAACACACTCTTTCGCATACCTCTTGTTCTCTTCTGGGCCGTTTCGCTCCTCAAGAAATTTGAGGCCGATCTGGTTCTCGGGAGTGGTGGTTACAGTTCAGGTCCCGTTGTTCTGGCGGCCTGGTTTTTAAGGATTCCACGTGCCGTCATCGAACCGAATTCAATTCCGGGGCTCACCAATCGTCTCCTGACACGGTTTGCCAATCTCGTTTTTACCTCATTCCCGGGGATGGAGAAATATTTTCCCGCAAGGAAAGTGGAATGGCTCGGAACACCAACAAGGTCTGAGCTGAAGATAACTTCTCAAAAACAGACCGGCCCTTTCACCCTCTTGGTCCTGGGAGGCAGTCAAGGCGCCTCCTCTGTGAACGAGGCTATTCTCAAGATACTGCCAGGCCTCCGTGAATCAGGGCGTCAGGTACGCTTGATTCATCAGACAGGCAGGAGTGACTTTGACCGTGTGAGGCAGGCGTACAGCAAGATGGGTGTCGGAGAGGAGAAGGTCGAGGTTTCTCCCTTCATTCAGGATATGAAAAGGGCGTATTCCGAGGCGGATCTTGTGATCTCGAGGGCTGGAGGATCCACGATTGCAGAGCTTGTGGTAACGGGGCGCCCGGCCCTCTTCATTCCGTATCCCCATTCAGTCAACCAACATCAGAGGTGGAATGCGATGAAATTGGTTGAGAGGGGTGCGGCGGAGATGATTCCGGATCAGGAGATTATGTCGGATGCCGGAAGGCAAAAACTGCTCCATCGGATTCTTCATTATGAAGCGGATCGGGAGGACTTGAGGCGTCATGCGGAGGCGATGCGATCGCTCCCAGGCCGGGATGCTGCAGAGAGGATGGCTCTTCGTCTGGTTTCGTTGGTGCGTCATGTATGA
- the ftsW gene encoding putative lipid II flippase FtsW encodes MMTLRKPFDYTLFLTTLFLVAVGMTMVFSASGILAKERFGDSLHFLKREVVIVFVGFIGMVVARIIPLTFYARLAYPLLLISILLMGLVFVPSLGVRVGETSRWIRLGPITLQPSEMAKIALVIYLAYILSKKQEKVQFLFTWISPLVFSGLLIGGVLLGKDLGGGAVMGATLFIMMFVGGAKPSFLASEILLAMPALYYLVASVPYRRMRILAFLNPWEHERGAGFQIIQSYVAFHVGSLFGQGLGSGKQKLFYLPEAHTDFIFSVVGEEMGLLGTLTVLGLFIIWLYRVFRISWRAPDLFSSYLAMGIGLMVGIQVVINVGVVSGLLPTKGLTLPFVSYGGSSMVISMIAVGILLNIASRSKA; translated from the coding sequence ATGATGACCCTTCGCAAACCATTTGACTACACCCTGTTCCTGACGACTCTTTTTCTTGTGGCGGTCGGCATGACAATGGTCTTCTCCGCCTCCGGGATTCTGGCCAAGGAACGATTTGGAGACAGTCTCCATTTCTTGAAGAGAGAAGTCGTAATTGTTTTTGTTGGGTTCATCGGGATGGTGGTGGCCCGTATAATCCCTCTTACTTTCTATGCGCGGTTGGCCTACCCGCTCCTCTTGATCTCGATTCTCCTGATGGGACTGGTTTTTGTTCCCTCGCTCGGGGTTCGGGTCGGTGAGACCTCCCGTTGGATTCGACTTGGGCCGATTACTCTCCAGCCGTCCGAAATGGCCAAGATCGCCCTCGTTATCTATCTTGCCTATATCCTCTCCAAGAAACAGGAAAAGGTTCAGTTTCTTTTTACCTGGATCTCTCCCCTGGTTTTCTCTGGCCTTCTGATCGGCGGAGTTCTTTTGGGCAAGGATTTGGGAGGGGGTGCCGTGATGGGGGCGACCCTCTTCATTATGATGTTTGTGGGGGGGGCGAAGCCTTCCTTTCTTGCCTCTGAGATTCTCTTAGCAATGCCTGCGCTTTATTATCTGGTCGCCTCTGTCCCCTATCGACGCATGAGAATTCTTGCCTTTCTAAATCCGTGGGAACACGAACGAGGAGCCGGTTTTCAGATCATCCAGTCTTATGTGGCATTTCATGTTGGGAGTCTGTTTGGTCAGGGGTTGGGATCGGGAAAGCAGAAACTTTTTTATCTCCCGGAGGCCCATACCGATTTCATTTTCTCCGTCGTTGGGGAGGAGATGGGACTTTTAGGGACGCTGACCGTTCTGGGTCTCTTCATCATCTGGCTTTATCGCGTCTTTCGGATCTCCTGGAGAGCTCCGGATCTGTTCTCTTCCTACCTGGCGATGGGGATTGGGCTTATGGTCGGTATCCAGGTTGTCATCAATGTGGGGGTCGTGTCGGGGCTTCTTCCGACAAAAGGACTGACGCTTCCCTTTGTCAGTTACGGGGGGAGCTCCATGGTGATCTCCATGATTGCGGTCGGAATTTTGCTCAATATCGCTTCGAGGAGCAAGGCATGA
- the murD gene encoding UDP-N-acetylmuramoyl-L-alanine--D-glutamate ligase — MRLKGKKVLVVGLGRSGEAATRFFLDQGARVAVTDLKQEEDLSRIVQQWKGLPIEWHLGNNDGDIFVRQDLICVSPGVSMEIPGLKRAHRKRIPILGEMGVAVLYLQSPFIAVTGTNGKSTTSTLIAELINASGQKVALAGNIGRPLLEVVMENKKYDYAVVEVSSFQMETVKKFHPKVAVLLNLTEDHLDRYATFRDYVHAKMRILKDQTYRDWVVFNQESQPLKSYLSRSKARHLPFSIHSILQDGLFVSSGRIVRRWKGEFEDYPLEKVKLIGLHNVENMMASIGVARICEVPSKTIREVLERFEGLPHRMQLVRERNGVLYYNDSKGTNIDALAKSLSGFKDHQVILIAGGKHKGGSFVPLRSLIAQKVKSLLLIGDASRLMARQLKETASIAEVGTMENAVKKASEEAKPGDRVLLSPGCASFDQYKNFEERGKHFQEIVAQLT; from the coding sequence ATGCGCCTCAAGGGCAAAAAAGTTTTGGTGGTAGGGTTAGGGCGATCGGGAGAGGCGGCCACACGCTTTTTTCTGGATCAGGGGGCGCGTGTGGCCGTCACCGATCTCAAACAGGAAGAAGATCTCTCAAGGATTGTTCAACAATGGAAAGGACTCCCGATCGAGTGGCATTTGGGGAACAACGATGGAGATATTTTTGTGCGGCAGGATCTGATCTGTGTCTCGCCGGGGGTTTCGATGGAGATTCCCGGACTCAAGCGGGCCCACCGAAAAAGGATTCCGATTCTGGGAGAGATGGGAGTGGCGGTTTTGTACCTTCAATCTCCTTTCATCGCAGTGACCGGTACGAACGGCAAATCAACAACTTCAACCCTGATTGCCGAGTTGATCAATGCCTCGGGGCAGAAGGTGGCATTGGCCGGAAATATCGGTCGACCACTTCTGGAGGTCGTTATGGAGAATAAGAAATACGATTATGCGGTCGTGGAGGTTTCCAGTTTTCAGATGGAAACCGTGAAAAAATTCCATCCCAAGGTCGCTGTACTGCTCAATCTGACGGAGGATCATCTCGATCGTTACGCTACGTTCCGTGATTACGTTCACGCGAAAATGAGGATCCTCAAGGATCAGACCTATCGCGACTGGGTCGTTTTCAATCAGGAAAGTCAGCCGCTGAAGTCGTATCTCTCCCGGTCAAAGGCGAGACACCTTCCGTTTTCAATACATTCGATTCTCCAGGATGGCCTGTTCGTTTCCAGTGGAAGGATTGTCCGGCGTTGGAAGGGGGAGTTTGAGGATTATCCCCTGGAGAAGGTGAAGCTGATCGGTCTCCACAACGTTGAGAACATGATGGCTTCTATCGGGGTCGCACGGATTTGCGAAGTCCCATCGAAGACGATTCGTGAGGTTCTTGAGAGGTTTGAGGGCCTGCCCCACCGGATGCAGTTGGTACGCGAGCGGAACGGTGTTCTCTATTATAATGATTCAAAAGGGACCAATATCGATGCGCTGGCCAAGTCACTATCGGGTTTCAAGGACCATCAGGTGATCCTGATTGCCGGCGGAAAACATAAAGGAGGGAGTTTTGTCCCTCTGCGCTCCCTCATAGCCCAAAAGGTCAAAAGCCTCTTGTTGATTGGTGATGCCTCTCGCCTCATGGCGCGTCAACTCAAAGAGACGGCCTCCATTGCAGAGGTTGGCACTATGGAAAATGCGGTCAAAAAGGCAAGCGAGGAGGCGAAGCCGGGTGATCGGGTGCTTCTCTCGCCCGGGTGCGCCAGTTTTGACCAGTACAAAAATTTTGAGGAGAGGGGAAAACATTTTCAGGAGATTGTTGCCCAACTTACATGA
- a CDS encoding phospho-N-acetylmuramoyl-pentapeptide-transferase, translating to MFYSLLYSLADQYIVFNLFKYITFRTFGGLLTALLLYFLLGRWQIRLLQRLQWGQSIREEGPAHHQVKAGTPTMGGLLIFFCIFVSAVLWADLRSAPVWVALAVYAAFAGIGFADDWKKIRLKSNKGIRGRYKFLFQVGAALIAAIFLYHSFPADTRLSFPFFKMMRPDLGLWYLPFAIFVIVGTSNAVNLTDGLDGLATGPSLLAYISYAVLAYLAGHIRISNYLQIPHIPGAGELAIFGGVVAGALLGFLWFNTYPAEIFMGDVGALPLGAALGLLALMTKNEILLILIGGIFVLETVSVITQVLSFQIFGRRVFQMAPLHHHYELKGWQEPKVIVRFWIVSLVLCLVALGTLKLR from the coding sequence ATGTTTTACTCTCTTCTTTATTCATTGGCCGATCAATATATCGTCTTCAATCTTTTCAAATACATCACGTTTCGAACCTTTGGCGGTTTATTGACCGCTCTTCTTCTCTATTTTCTTCTGGGGCGGTGGCAGATCCGCCTCCTTCAGAGATTGCAGTGGGGGCAATCGATTCGGGAAGAGGGACCGGCTCACCATCAGGTTAAGGCAGGGACACCGACCATGGGAGGTCTCTTGATCTTTTTCTGTATCTTTGTCTCGGCCGTTCTTTGGGCTGACTTAAGAAGTGCCCCTGTCTGGGTTGCCTTGGCTGTTTATGCTGCGTTTGCCGGGATCGGTTTTGCTGATGACTGGAAAAAGATTCGTTTGAAGTCAAACAAGGGGATCCGAGGACGGTACAAGTTTCTTTTTCAAGTCGGGGCTGCGTTGATTGCGGCCATTTTTCTCTATCACAGTTTTCCGGCCGACACGCGGCTTTCCTTCCCGTTCTTTAAGATGATGCGACCTGATTTGGGGCTTTGGTATCTCCCGTTTGCGATTTTTGTGATTGTCGGTACCTCCAACGCGGTCAATCTGACCGATGGTCTCGATGGTCTCGCAACCGGTCCTTCGCTTTTGGCTTATATCTCCTATGCGGTTCTGGCGTATCTCGCCGGACATATCCGGATTTCTAATTATCTCCAGATCCCCCATATCCCCGGCGCGGGAGAGCTGGCTATCTTTGGCGGGGTCGTGGCGGGGGCCCTTCTGGGATTTCTCTGGTTTAATACCTATCCTGCGGAGATCTTCATGGGGGACGTCGGGGCACTTCCCTTGGGAGCGGCCCTTGGTCTCCTCGCGCTCATGACGAAGAACGAGATTCTATTGATTCTGATCGGTGGAATTTTTGTTCTGGAGACCGTTTCTGTGATCACCCAGGTTCTTTCTTTCCAGATTTTTGGTCGGCGGGTTTTTCAGATGGCCCCGCTCCACCATCATTATGAGCTTAAAGGATGGCAGGAGCCGAAGGTGATTGTGAGGTTTTGGATTGTTTCTCTGGTGTTGTGTTTGGTGGCATTGGGGACCTTGAAGTTGAGATAG